tgtagaggaagaagatgaacagaggtcagaggaggaagagaggtcagaggaagaagaggaacataggtcagaggaggaagagaggtcagaagaggaagagaggtcAGAGGAAGGAGAGGAATAGAGGTCAGAGGAGGAACAGAGGTCAGAGGAGGAAGAGCGgtcagaggaagaagaggaaagagaggaaagagaggaaggagaggaagagaggtcaGAAGAAGAGGCGAACTTGGATGAGAGCAATGATGGAAGAAGAGAAGGACGTAGGGAAGAAGGAAGTAGGGAAGAAGAAATTTACAATGTAGACAATGTAAGTATTTCTACATCTCATAGTTGTAGAAAACAATTGATACAACTAAAGATAACTGGTTTGTTTGTGATATGATGTAATGATATGGTTGATCTTATTTAGTAATTGGGCGTGTGGTATGTGTGAGATGGGATAGTTTGGTGAGGAGTATGTTAAATTAGATAGGCTGTTATCTTGTACAACTAGAATAACTACTGGAATAACTAGTGGAATAACTACTGGAATAACTACCGGAATAACTAAGTATAACTAAGTATAACTAAATGAGTTTGTTTCTTGGTTGGTTGCAGGAATTCGTCGAAGAGGAGCCGGTCGCGATAAAACCGTTAGGCATGTACTTCCCACCTTCTGAGTATAGGAAGAAGATCAAGATATCGACGAGGTGTTTTATTGCTGATGTattaaaaaccctaggcgaatTAAAGCCTCCGATGACTCCGGTAGAGAAGAGTTGGTTTGAGACTCATCCGCAGTTCAAACACATATTCCACATGCCACAGGCTGGAAACCACAAGGTAATGGGGATGTGGATGCTCCTTCTCCGAACCGTACGCATAGTAAAAGAAAAGGAGGCTTGGTTTGCGGTGAATGGTTGTCCAATCCGCTACGGTATTAGAGAACATGCTTTGATATCTGGTTTGAACTGTAGAAACTATCCACTGAACTACAAGCAATCCGGAGGCACGAACTTTGTGAAGAAATATTTTGGCCATCGAGTAGTTAGGTATCATGACGTGAAAGCAATGGTTCAGGAGGGAATGGAACCTGGTCGTGATAGGTTGAAGCTGCTGGTCTTGTATTTTCTATCGAGTGTTATAGTTGGGCAAAGAAGGGCCGGTGAAGATGCCCCTCCCGTGGAGCCATTCTTGCTTAGAGCAGTTGATGATCTCAACTTATGCAAAACATTCCCTTGGGGTAGATTGTCGTTTGATTACATGCTTAGACAGATTTCTAACACTATAAGCCATTTTGATGGGGAGGTGAAAGAAGGTGTGATTTGGCCAGTTCCCGGATTCTGTCTTCCAATGGAGGTAAATGTATATGACTCGTATGTTGAATATTTGCATAGAAATTATGATATTGACACTGGAAAGGTTTTTTTACTTGTGTAGTTCTTAGCATTTGAGGCCATCGAGAAATTGGGGGAGAAATTCCGAGAGCGAGTACCAGATGAAGACGTACACCCAACATGTCCAAGGATGTGCCGATCAATGTTCAAGAGAAGTGAAATGAAGGGATTTCCActagagaaaataaataaagcacTCGGTGATACTACGGTTAGTTGTCCCATGTATCCAAATATTGTAGATAACATGTTATGTAATCTTTTGGAAATTTGAATAAGGCGTTGACACTGCAGGACATTGAGAACATCTTGGCTTGTACCGACGAAGACAAGACTCTACTAGATGGGATAACAGAACCAGAAGACATCAGAGATAAGGATGACACGATTGTGGAGAGTTGGATGAAGGTGGTGGAGAGGGGTTATGTTGTTAGGTTTGAAGATATGTTGAAGGAAGATGTGGCTGCTAGACAAGCCCCTCCCCCTGAGCCTCAGATTGGAAACGACACAGAAGCTACCAATGAAGCAGGAGGGAACAGCGTCAAGCTAGATGAATTGGTGCAAGTCATTAACAGCTTCAAAGAAGatattggagggcggatgacGAAGATTGAGGAAAAGGTTGGGGAGATTGACTCAAGACTCGCTGCATCGGAAGGTTTTGTTCAAGAGCTCTTAGATGGTAGGAATGTGAATGCGGATATGGAGGAGGAACAACAGGGCATCTCGAAGAGGTCAAGGAACAAGACAAAGGACATCACTTCCAGGGCAAAGAAGAAGTCAAAGAAAAACTGATCAATTGCTTTTGTTGTTTGTTATGAACTTATGTTGCTTAGGTGTGTTCTAAAACATGTTGCTTTTGTTTGCTTTTGGAACTAGGTGTTCTAAAACTTTGTTTGCTTTTTGGAACGAGTAAGAGAAGGTGTGTACTAAACTTATGTTTGCTTTTGGAACTAGGTGAGTAAGTACAACTATGGAAAACTAATAAAACTATAtctaactagtacaactagGTGATTATTTGATTGGTTCTCCAATTAAATAAACCGGATTTGATTGGTTCTCTCTCACTCTTCACTCTCCTCTCATCTTCCCTAGAATCTTCTcataaatatacttttacttttctctctctctctcttcctttaaAAAGAAGTCAGACGATTTCTCattctttatctctctctctctctctctctctctctctctctctctctctctctctctctctcttcctttaaAAAATCTTCTACTGAAGATGGAATATGGTTCGGGATCGTCCAGGAGAAGGCCAAAATCTGGTCGGAAATTGTGCTCATGTGCCTTAGAGGCGACCATATATCAAGCTTGGACAGAGAAGAACCCAGGGCGACGATTTTATGGATGTCCGCGGTACAAGGTATGGCATCTGATTATACAACTTGTTATCTTGCAATTCCATGATGAATAATGACTCGAATAATAGATTGGATTTGGATTATGTGACAGGAGCCAAATGGATGCAACTTcttctcctggtttgataaagagGATGGTACATTATGGCAAAAAAGAGCTTTGCTTGAAGCCCGGGATGAGATCCGAGAGCAGAGTCTGGTGATTGAGCAGTTGAAGGAAACAATTGCGGAACTGAGAAGCAAtttggagaagaaagaaaatgaagatgagATTGTTAGGAAGTTTGAAGACTTCTTTGTTTAAGCCAATGAATCCATTTGTATGTTTAAGAAGACCTCTATGTTTAATAAGACCTCTATGTTTACTACGGAAAACTACAGAAAACTACCGAAAACTAAGGAAAAACTACCGAAAACTAAGGAAAAACTACGGAAAACTACGGAAAACCACACAAGTCTTAACTTAACACAACATCACATACATAATCCAAATAAGAAACACGTACAAGGAGATCCACATACAAGTCTTAACAAACAAAGACTTGTATTTACCGAAAATTAAAGACATACAAGTTGTTCAAACAAACTAACACTTCTCAAACACGTGGGATAAGTAGTTTCAGAGCTGCAATTTCCGCAGCCATGTCGTCCACCTCCTTCCTTAAGCGGCGAACCTCTTCCTCAACTCCGATGACCCATGGCTGACGGAAGTGGAGACCATCATCCTGTCAGTTTCACATTGTTATTACATATTGCATTATCTTTCGGAAAAGAAGGGAAAATCCATATTTTTACCTCAAACTTGTCGCAAGTGAAGTACTTGCGGCCTGGTGAGAAATCTTTATCTTTCGGATTAGCTGAAACCTCGTTGACAATTCGTCCCCCGCATGGGCAAGATCTTGGAATCCCGTACTCAGCATCGCATGTATATTGAACCATGTCCAAGTGtttcttcgttttcttcatCTCCCTCCTTTCCTGTTTTTCAACCCATGGATCCATCTCGAGAGAAAGATGactgaattttaattttgagaGTAAAGTGAAGATGAGGAGAGTCGAGGAGAGATAAAGGTTGTAGAGAGATGAGGAATGTGTGGTGAATGAGAGAGTAGAAGAGATAATGTTTAGAAAGCCCgcctaaaatttaaaatgttttggaAAGCCCGCCTAAATTTTAACTTAGTTCTCCCTAAGATAGTTGTTGTACAGAATTTACAAATAGTTGTACATCGGGTGATTTCCAATTATTTCAGTATTACaggtatttatatatttttttagtagttGTCCAATGATATATAAGATTTCATAATATGATTATTGGTGTTTCGCGTAATTAAAGTGTCTATAAGATCTCTAAAACGAAATCTCATCTTCAGTATTCACATATTTAGCAAAGTGAGTCCAAAAGTGTATGTAGTATGTTGGGTGGTTGTTTTGATTCTTgagtaataattttttatcttatgTTGG
The Raphanus sativus cultivar WK10039 chromosome 1, ASM80110v3, whole genome shotgun sequence DNA segment above includes these coding regions:
- the LOC130497391 gene encoding uncharacterized protein LOC130497391, whose amino-acid sequence is MDPWVEKQERREMKKTKKHLDMVQYTCDAEYGIPRSCPCGGRIVNEVSANPKDKDFSPGRKYFTCDKFEDDGLHFRQPWVIGVEEEVRRLRKEVDDMAAEIAALKLLIPRV
- the LOC130497379 gene encoding uncharacterized protein LOC130497379, whose protein sequence is MEYGSGSSRRRPKSGRKLCSCALEATIYQAWTEKNPGRRFYGCPRYKEPNGCNFFSWFDKEDGTLWQKRALLEARDEIREQSLVIEQLKETIAELRSNLEKKENEDEIVRKFEDFFV
- the LOC130495165 gene encoding uncharacterized protein At3g43530-like isoform X1, producing the protein MEFLAFEAIEKLGEKFRERVPDEDVHPTCPRMCRSMFKRSEMKGFPLEKINKALGDTTDIENILACTDEDKTLLDGITEPEDIRDKDDTIVESWMKVVERGYVVRFEDMLKEDVAARQAPPPEPQIGNDTEATNEAGGNSVKLDELVQVINSFKEDIGGRMTKIEEKVGEIDSRLAASEGFVQELLDGRNVNADMEEEQQGISKRSRNKTKDITSRAKKKSKKN
- the LOC130495165 gene encoding uncharacterized protein LOC130495165 isoform X2 → MCRSMFKRSEMKGFPLEKINKALGDTTDIENILACTDEDKTLLDGITEPEDIRDKDDTIVESWMKVVERGYVVRFEDMLKEDVAARQAPPPEPQIGNDTEATNEAGGNSVKLDELVQVINSFKEDIGGRMTKIEEKVGEIDSRLAASEGFVQELLDGRNVNADMEEEQQGISKRSRNKTKDITSRAKKKSKKN